ttgttgtttccttcaccagcttggcccagcactagggctctcttatgcagcacgactatacgttttaacggctgctgccaacaggtctctatctgtagttcaaccgttgtcgtatttaacgcgtgtaaaccaaccagcgttattaaactgtacgcttctatacacaaccttctcggttgaacggctattactgaatgaaaaacacttaagttttcgaaatcaaatttatcataactaagtattcttagaattttgaaattttgctttgccgagccgtaattggtttttgaaatgtataaacgataactgttccgttccacggggatgattttagaactgaaaagtagtgtttgtagcagaatttcacaaagaatctgaaaatgcaactcaatattgtaaaattttagctaaaacaatcaaaatttgaaaaagtttacataaacttttccgcattttttttattgctcgcgcgctgctgtttcgtattgaggtggtgtgagaaatgcacggtgggcacggtggcattatatcgtgagcaaaaattacatataaaattatgacgcgaatttatgcagcattgggttttgtgttgaaataaaaacgagttgaatacaataaaatgggtattataagaaattgtttattttctaagtaactgtcatttataatgctaataatgtccaattctgttgagttcaatgcattgatgttgctgaagcaataaagcctggctgtgtgatatcatataacaggtattattttagattgtagcaatttttatagcaaaactataacttcatcattgacaagctactgaatgaaatacaaaccaagtatcacaaaccaatgtgataaacattgataaacaagaggcatatacatggttagcaagttggtcaatacatatacatataacctcatgttagtcattcataattacttatgatttatagctctagtgtaagagtaattactaataataacgattgaattagcatatattcaaagtgtgaaggattcaaaaatcccttacgtccagtcttttttacaagccaaaataacgagaggtaagcccactgcgctcaatcattggaaaaagttcttgtttctatgtgtccgtttttcttggtatgctttgtgcgacggttcgttcaactgaagcggataaaattttgcgcgcattttatgacgctacatttcaccttaaggcgaTCATTGATCAAATATTCCAAAACAagacagaattttgaaaatccaaAATCATTTAAGTTTtagcaattaaatttatcagaactaagtattctttgaattttgaaattgtgCTTTggtgagccgtaattggtttttgaaatgtataaacgattACGGTTCCATTCCACGGGGACGATTTTAGAGCCgaaaaacaaagtttgaaaccaacatttcacaaaatattctgAAGATTCTGAACTCAAAATATAAAACTTTAgccgaaataatcgaaattttatAAAGTTTCAAGTGActttcataaacttttcatcattttcttTATCGGCTTGCGTGCTGTTGTTTCGTATGATGGTGGTGAGAGAAATGCACAGTGGGTTTAGTGGTGTTGTAtcttgagcaaaaattacatataaaaaatgacacgaatttatgcattgggttttgtgttgaaaataaCATCGACATGAAAACTATAAAATTGgtgttataatttttattaaacattgaaacattgaagcATTGAAACATtggactacatttcaccttgctATGAacaagggtggcaaaaactcactcataagattcgattttttcttttcatcagctcacctcatgatttacgatgcaatccgtaaaatgatggtaaagatgaaactcatcgctgatctaaacaaacacactcacctatacagagaACCACTGACATCAtattatgatggtattgatggttctcagttttgatttcatagcattcaactgtgagtactgagtttggcataacagtaccgagctacaccggtgagtgtatgcttaaataacagagctgccaacacatcccagattttgtttttgttggtactcaaaacgagcacgagcattaatgtacgaaaacaaaagtcGAACCGTAGCGTTatgtataccataaacgattgaatttcatgtctcgagctaaacacaactggctactgagccgaatgcgttttccagcatacgataacatgtcttgagaattggattgaaatgacaatgattcgaacattggccgcccatggcaactctggtggatggggaatacaagcgagacagtgggccgtatgaataaaacgtagcatgcttgaatttcggtagtaaatgctacatgtggatcacgttcctgttaaaagcagagactttactacacaacaacgttcgaacatgtagtatttattacaatttttcggtaggtagctccagaggttgctactcgtgtgtttgctgatgaagtgaagtagaaaaattaaaaccaaaccaaacgtgTTATGGTTAACAtgtcataagaatctgattcaatgggccgtatgaataaaatgtagtaaagtctgttgtttgtagtatcttctcaaaaacatagtccacagagtaaaatacgtttggtttggttttaatttttctacttcacttcatcagcaaacacacgagtagcaacctctggagctacctaccgaaaaattgtagtaaatactacatgttcgaacgttgttgtgtagtaaagtctctgcttttgaaaggaacgtgatccacatgtagcatttactaccgaaattcaagcatgctacgttttattcatacggcccaatgtgttgatgtacaacGTCGTCTCGCAGTGGGTTCTAATCAGtcccctgctatgacgtcatgaaactgtggccagcatcattctgctaaagccaaaacaatgaagaagaatggctaacaaaaaaatggatattacaaactacttgtttgtTCAGTAACCTTTACATtacttccccgcaaattatcgatcagaatatcactACGATAAGAAAATTAAGATTATACTCGAATTGAAacgctcgaatgtttgtttaccatactctgagcgctctgattgcccaccaaatgccccagatgttggctacgatagcaatTGCTGGAGTGCCCTATCTTTGTCACCGGGctggttctaatatttgatgtgcactcagcgctcatctgctgattgcttgacactacgatgttgagacgatgttttttctacacaaatggttacccagttactcaacttGCTCAGCGATGCTTCTGTAACagatttgcaggtgagctgaactcggtgatgatgaagtacggagttgattattgccagcaCTGACTATGAATATAACGGTACAAAAGTGGTTAAATCCCACTATCAGTACATTAGGGCTAacaatgtaatttcgtcggatgTAACACAAATACAAATCCAAATGAACAGAGTGTGTTCTTGGTTCTCGGGATTGATTTTGACAAGAAAACTCAAATCTTTGTCTTGCGAATTATGATCGATCAAATAAAGCTCTCACACTCAAATGGACTATAACAATAAAATATTATGACACTTaatagaactgtttcattcaaaACATCGGTGATTCAAAATTTTGGTTggattgttccacatcaatagctcgaatAACCTCGAGAGGCTGAACCTTGTAGGTTTTAAACAAAGTATCACACACCTTTGGGTTGAAGTATTAGTTTCTCTCAAAAATGTCTAATTTAaatgtgtatcaaacaacttatagtaaaataattaggcgaaacagttattttgagcgATAGTGTAGCTGTGGCAAATGgtgttgattagtgaaaagtATTAAAAGTGTTGACTCGCGAATCTAAGAATGTGAATTTACCGCGCAAAATCTAAcgatgttaaccgatcgaagcgccaacTGCACTTCATGGTCGGCGTTATCAGATTCAAGCATAACGAAAATAGATTGCGGTCGTTGTGTCAAGGAAATAAAATCTGAAGAAGATTCAATAGAAATTTCATATGAAATGTGTGAAAATAGTCAATCCTGTGGTTCTGaccgaaaatttaaaattgatcTGCAGCAAACCCAaccttgaatgtttttttttatttttttcagtagtAGTGTGTCATCTTTCGGCCACCATGTTTTGTTCACAGCAATGCGATTCAGCAGAAACAGGATACTGGCGAGATCCTTCCTTAcatatatttcatatttttattatttattttatgccTTATTTTATTTCTCTTTACTAAAAATCGGACCAGACTAAACTTCGTCGACTACTCGGGAAACGTTTAACCAATGCATCTATTTTTCTTcgagatatcgacattactcCGTATCGCTTAAGGCGTGATATCTTGACGTAACAATGTTTGGCTGTGTATTAAAAATAACAGAACACAAAGAATTAAATATATGAATTGATCGTGAATCTCCCGACAGCTTGCTGTCCGGACTTTTACGAGTTTTGGAAGGAGTTTCGTATTTAAGTAGGATGCACATATTAACACAAGCCACGATAACGGTTGGAttgtattctcggtagccggctacccagagcactacacatgaaaatataattaaaaaaaatactaacaaaCAAGCTCACACAGGACGTATCATGTagaaatgcagaggattcctcggtttctagtagcaacatgtattcaactaacaatccttccttcccaagtagatctgcattcggacgtgggcGGTATTCGGTATTGATCAGTATGATACTACATGCTATTCCCAAGCAAGTTATTTCAGGAAAACATTTCGCAAGCTTAATTGGATcgataacggagtagcaacgcaCGGGCGGTCTCTATTGCTAATGACAATGCCTAAATTGTCACATACCTTTGCGATTTGGTATTTCAAATATGAGGTataaagttgaaattttgatcCTCTTTATAACGAGATCGATGAGAACTAACTGATTTCGCTCAAATCCGGATCGGATCATCGTTCTTCACGTCTTGAAACAATTCTCTGTTACGATATATACAAATTATTTACACTTTTCTACTGAATTTGGCGATCGAGTTTGAAACTGTCATTCTATACTTTCATGTAGTTGATTAAGTTTTATATGTGTCTAGAGTTTCGACCTGAAATTTTCTCAAATCTATgcttttcttcatattttctttTCGAAACAGTTTTGTTGTCGGAACCAATTTTCGTGTCTGACGTACGAAAACCCACTAAACTGGTTTCCCTTACCTGAACCGGTAGATCAATGTGGGACATACTTGCTCAACGGCGCAATAATTGCGCTTAATGGTCCATGAAAATATCGGCTGCTCGACAacggatattgtcaaaaaaaaacaatttacctACTTACCAGGTGATAACGTTTCGTCCTCTCCATTATGGAAGAAGCATTGATGTTAGTATTTAGCCTaggaacaaaaaaaaggaaCAGTGAAAATAGACTTGCCTTCAATTTCATGAGGTGATGGAGACCCCTTTTGCGCATCTCGCGTGTCGGCATCGCTGCTAATTAATCCAATTTGAAAGCATTTTCTTCGGCGGTTAGTCTTTTTTTTCGCTCGCGCAGCAAGGCAATGGTGGGTGGGTGTTTGTTTGGTTGGTTGGGTGATGTTGCCCATGTGAGCATGAGTGATTTTCCGATTTTTCCTAGCTCGGATCAGACCGTCTCGTTTTCACCCAGTGGAGTGTGTTatcatttttcgattttttgcacCCTCGCGCGATCCTCGACGGAGTGGGGGATTGCAGTGTTCACCAAGTGTGAAATGGATAAAAGTGGTTGTAATTTCTAAAAATCTATcattttattgcttcttagtgtTTAGTGATAACATCCGATAAGAGAGAGGAGAGAACAAAGGTGTTGCAACAAATGAGCAGCAGATAGGAAAAAAAGTGCTTCTATTATTCCCGTGTTTGAACAGTTCTCATTGACTGTTCAAGAACTTCAGTTGGGCGGCTTCTAGCTTAGTTGAGGTAGCAGAGCCCGTGTGTTCTTGGGCGGTGTgttcgtgtatgtgtgtgagagagacagTGTTCGTCTCGGGTAGGAAACACAGAAAAGAAGTTTAGCGAAGCATACACCTGGGAgcaatgtttttcaaaaaagtgGTCTCGATCTTGGTGATCTGCATAGTGGCGCAGAGCGTACTGGCCGAAGAAAGCAAGCAGGATGCTGCTTCGGAGAATGTTCTGAACGAGCTCAGTTGGTCCTGTGCGAACAATGCATCCTGCGTGACGCGGCTGGCCAGGGATGTGGTGCAAAAGCTGAAGGCACGCAAACCGGTCGACTTCGGAGCATTCAGCATCGAACCGGTCGAGAAAATTCCGCTTACCGTCGAGGGACGATCATCCCGGGCACTGGATTTCTTCAGTGGCAATGCCCTCAAGTTCCCAATCGGACCGGTGCTCTTCAACGTCGAACGATCCGCCGACTATCCGAACTTTATCGAGGTGTCCCTGCTCAGAAAGGACGATGGTAAGCAAATGGCGTCGCGGTTGTTCAAATCAAATTTCGGTATCTTTTCGGTTGTTACATGTTtcatcttattattattattactttaCTCACGCTACAGGAGCCCGAGGCAAAACCCGCAAACACATGCGCTTCTTCGTGCCAGCATTCCTGGTCTTCAGCCAAATCGGCTGGTACGCGCTCGCCATCGCCGGAGTCAAGCTGTTAGCGATTAAGGCCTTTTTAGTCGCCAAAATTGCCCTAATCGTTGTAGCGATGATGACCTTCAAGAAACTAATGGAACCAGTAGcgtgagtattttgagtattttccaTGCAATACATGTTATAGTTGAAACACGGAGTTCTGACAACAATTGTATTTTGGAATCAAATTATAGAACATGAACTAGGAAGATGAGTTTAATGTTGCGTAAAATTTAGCTGCAAatgtttgaatttaatttttctaaACATTTTACAGCTTTTATTAGGTTCACTTCTCCAAAACCTAATTTTACATGCTAAATACAAACCAAACTCAATGCATGTATGGTAGATGGTCGATCCAATAAAATGACAAAAAACAATTCTTCCCACTTTGCACAACTACGCACTACAAGTAAGCTGTTAAAGTACGGATTTACTTTTGAGAGATGTTAATGTTGATAACGCAAACTAGATTGTCACAATTTCGAATGCATTGTACAAAAGTTCGTATGAATATTGATCAATTGTACTACTAAACTGGAATTCTGAATCTACTTATGGAATTGTGATTCGTGGATGGATTAGGATATGTAAATCACTTCAATCACTCTGAACGAACCATTATAAACTGCTCAGAAAATTCCAAATTAATCAGGAAATATCAGAAAATGCTATCATCTGTACTTAGATCCACTAGAAAAAGCACAAAAAACATATTATATTAAGTCTCGACCTTGAGAGCTTGTTATATTGTTGGAGTGGTGACACTGCTCCAGACCAAAACGGTGATCTAATAAGAACATAATTCGTAGTATTAATCTGTTATCAATTTAGCTCGCTCCCAGAGTATACTCGCTTAGGACTCttttactcaaaaataagtaaaacgctttttggaaaaaaatggagCACCTCTGAAAAAGAGTTATTTCTAGGTTACTCCAACTTGGATCCTTAGACTCAAAACTTGCTCAAATTAAAAGCTTATGATCACTGATTATAACCAAATCgaagatgttttgaaaattttgcaggTAAAGCGTATTGAAAGTTTTTAAGACTTCCGTAATTTCATTCCTACATCGTCACTAAAAGGGAGAAAACAGTCGGTAAAACGCAACGAGTATCAACTAAACTGACAAACTAATCAAAAGTACAAGAAAATCATTGGGCTTGGCAGCTTAcgaggtttaagaaaagaattcTAAACTGCCAAGCTTTTAAGTATTTCCACACCTAAAACTTCAGGCGATGcaacacaacgaacgagcttCTAGTATACATTGATCAAGCTCTATTCAGCGATAAATTTCATGTGAAACGTGTTCTGTATTT
This genomic window from Malaya genurostris strain Urasoe2022 chromosome 1, Malgen_1.1, whole genome shotgun sequence contains:
- the LOC131435645 gene encoding uncharacterized protein LOC131435645, whose product is MFFKKVVSILVICIVAQSVLAEESKQDAASENVLNELSWSCANNASCVTRLARDVVQKLKARKPVDFGAFSIEPVEKIPLTVEGRSSRALDFFSGNALKFPIGPVLFNVERSADYPNFIEVSLLRKDDGARGKTRKHMRFFVPAFLVFSQIGWYALAIAGVKLLAIKAFLVAKIALIVVAMMTFKKLMEPVAVLPPPYFDHQEPYLMPYSMDFHHGFPGSGHDMYPMGLGGHLGHHDGPAALHAAEGLGAASNVNAVVDTNQAADKSASVASGASAAAASSNDRHHFPGGKIKRQDFYPAMPSAKYY